Within Meles meles chromosome 19, mMelMel3.1 paternal haplotype, whole genome shotgun sequence, the genomic segment GATTCCAAGCTCTAGAATCAAACAGACGTACACTGGAACCGCAACTCTGCCCCAGGCAGATGAATTAAGCTAATGGAGGCTCAGGCTCTCCCTCTGGCATATGAGGCTCCCACAGAATCTACATCAGGTGATATGCTGTGAAAAGTCAATTCTATGATACACGACAGCTCCCGGCACACAGTAAggatttgtttgcttgtttttaagattttatttattcatttgtcagagagagaacatacaagcacgcagaggaagagagagaagcaggctccccgatgagcagaagctcaatgtggggctcgatcccaggactctgggaacgcagtggcttaaccaactgagccacccaggcgtcccaacagtAAGGGCTTAACAAATGTTAACTGCTCTCACCATTGGGCTTTTACACTTTCAACACATTCGAAGTCTACTGTTAGATCAACAGACAACAGACATCTACTAGTTCTTTTAGGATGAAGGCACTGTGTGAAGTGTGGCAGGTAAAGAAACGGGAAGAACTGAGCTCTTGAGCCCAAGGAGcatcttggctctgccactgcCATCTATCAGGTGACTGACGACAACAGCCTGCAAACCAGTCTCTCTGCTTCCAGGCTCATTATGTTCAATCTAAGTTCCTTCCAGCGGCCAGCAGGGTCTTTCAAAACACAaattgggggacgcctgggtggctcagttggttggacgactgccttcggctcaggtcatgatcctggagtcccgggatcgagtcccacatcgggctcccagcaccacggggagtctgcttctccctctgaccttctcctcactcatgctctctctcactgcctctctctcaaataaataaataaataaaaaaaaaaaaaaaacaacacaaattggAACGGGATATTCCTATTCTCCACagccttcccttctgcccttACAATTAAGTCCCAGCTCCTTCACACTGTAAACAAGTctgctccctgccttcctcagaAGCCCTATCTTTCATCTCTTGCCCCCTGCCTTCTTAACTCCCCCATGCTAAGCTTCACCTCTTCTGAACTATTCCTAGCTCCCCAAACTGGCCTGCTGTCTCTCAACAAACTGGCCTGTAGTCTCTGAACAAGTTGCCCCTGCCTAGAGCCCAGATTCCTATCCCTCTACCTGGCTGACTTCCAGCAGCTTTTCAGAACATCACACAGATTCActtcctccagaaagccttccctgacaTTTATCTCCCAAACACAGAGTAAGGGCACCTCCTCTTAGCTCATTCCTATCCTGGGATGGAATATACTCTTGTAATTATAAGAGCAACTAACTGTCAACCTACCTCCCTCATCACAAGGGGAAGGCAAGCCCTGCATCTTGCTTATCACCGGGTCTTTGTCACTGAGCACAGAAAACACAATCTGGCATAAGTGTTAGGGtttgttgtggaaagaagttaacaGGTCAAGCGGCAATGAGAACCACAATATGACCCATGCTTCAGCCACAGAAGGGCTCTATCGCAAACAAATGTGCTCTATCACAGAGCACTTCAAGTGCCTTGCCATACCTCGTTTGGTTACAAAGCAGACAAATGACTACCCCACTCCCTTGCTTACCCAGTGAAGGACTGCGAGCCCTTTATGCAACTTGCATAAGAGCTATCACTTGGGTGAACAAGATTCAGGTAAGaaagcagcaggagaggaagTGGGGGACAGACTCTGGAGATGATTAGGAGATGAGCTGTAGGCCACACACGTCCTCTAACAGCTTTTGTGTCAAGCGGTGACAAGGCCATGGCTGGGCTTTAGCAAGATCATTCAGAAAATAGATAATGGGCTGGAGAGTGAAACACCAGAAGGAGACAAGGAAATGGGTTAGAAAGAGGGTGAAATGATGTAGGCACATAATGACATGGGCTGAAAAGAGAATGGCCAGCACTTGCACAACAGTCCTGATGCAGGCAGGAtaataaaggaacagagagggaaTACTAACAGccactttttatttttgcagtGCCTTGCAATTCCCAAAGTGCTTTGTTTATAACTGTGATTCTCAAATAGGGTGgcacattagaatcatctggaaaggggcgcctgggtggcttagtgggttaaagcctctgccttcggctcaggccatgatcccagagtcctgggatcgagccccacatcgggctctttgctcagcagggagtctgcttcctcctctctctgcctgcctctctgcctacttgtgatctctatctgtccaaataaataaataaaatctttaaaaaaaaaagagagagaatcatctggaaaggctttaaaaaaacacccacgtcagggcacctgggtggctcagtgggttaaagcctctgccttcagctcaggtcaagataccagggtcctgggattgagccccgcttgaggctctctgctcggcaggaagcctgcttccccctgtctctctctgcttacttgtgatctctgtctgtcaaataaataaattaaatatttttttaaaaataacaacaaaaaacaaagcccaggtattagccacccccaccccctcaccaaACCAGTTAAATCAGAATGTAAACTCCACTAGGGCAGGAATTTTTTTCTCACTATCTGTTTGAACAGTACCCAGCACATGCATGGTGCTCAGGAAACATTTactcaatgaataaatgaatgcatgaatgactGTACCATTATCACCTGAGATCTAAGGGACAATTCTGTTTAAAACTCATGGagtcagttaagcggctaccttcggctgaggtcatgatcccagagtcctgggatggagccccacgttgggctccctgctcagcagagagcctgcttctctagctccctctgcctgcagctctgcctatttgtgctctctatttctctgtcaaataaataaacaaaaatcttaaaaaaaaaaacaaaaaaaaaacttacagagTAACCAGACAATGTGAGTTACCATGGCAGCCCTGAGAAAAAATACTACCAGTTAGACCTCTGCTCTCAGGAGCTTACATTCTTTCTACAATAAGTAAAACTTTCTTATTTCTAAAGCACTGTAATATACAACATGTATCTCAATAACAACTAGAGGTTACTCGATGtgagcaaaaggaaaagagaggagccTTATTCAGTGGCTGATGAactgacaaagagaaattaagggccATGAGCAGAGACTGACTCAGACAGATTCCAACCCTTATGAGATTTTGAATTAATCATATTGTCAGGGCTTGAGAATGGTGACAAAGCAGCCATATTTTAACCAGCTTCCCTGCCCCAAATATTTGGGCAGAACCCAAATGGAAGTACATACCAATGTATTAGTCTTTTCTGATAATTCCTTCAGCGTATCTGTTCTGGCTTGGTGCAAAGTAAGAGTTTGTTTTTATCTGAAAAAACAGTGGCacatgtaaatggataaaatctgtTGAGTCAGATGTCCAGGAAGCTACATAGATGAGGAACATAGATGAGAACTCAAGCCCTGAGTTCTTGAAAAGAATCATAGTAGTATAGAATCACAATATCTTAGAGTGTCCTTTGTATCAATTCCCCTCTACCATACTGCCAAACAGCAGTCATCTGGCCTGGATATGAACTTTTCAATGATGGAAAACGCAGCACCCTCAAGACAGATCTGGGCAATTCTAGTTGTTACAGCAGTTCTTTATATCAAATTTAGCATCTGCCTATTACTTATGAGTCCTTGTTCTGCCTTCTGGAGTAGTACACCCCACAGCACACCTCATCTCTTTTCCATTTGGCACATTCCCCAGATCCATAAGGACGGTCTTGTTCTCTCTAAACTTCTCTTCTCCAGCTTCACTCCCTTGAATCACTTTTCCTTGTGTTTATGACCTACGGGGCCCCCAACATTCCTAATAGGTAAAAGCAAGCAATGGCATCAATGTACTTGCTACAGATTCTGAGGGTGAGGAAGAGCCAGTGAAAGAGCTTGTCAAATGGGCCTATCTGTAGTAAAAGCACATGTAACCTCAGCCACTCTTCAGTCCTCATACTCTATGCAGGGCTTCTCAACAACACACTGTTCACCTATTGGGCCAGATAATCCTTTTTTGTTGGGGGCTTTCCTGCGCATCAACAATGTTGAgcaacatccctggcctctgcacactagatgccagtagcaccttCCCAGAtgtgacaactaaaaatgtctccatgctcaggatgcctgggtggctgagtcagttaagcggctgccttcagctcaggtcatgatcccaggatcctgggactgagtcccacactgggctccgcactcagctggcagtctgcatctccctctgcctgctttgcaTGCCGCTCCAGctgtttgtactctctctgacaaataaataaatgaaatctttaaagaaataaaaaatgaaaatgtctccAAACTCTGTCAAATGTcccggggtggggcaggggcaaaATCACCCTCACTTGAGAGCAACTGCTCTATCCAATGACTCTGTTCATCTGTCACTACTCAAACTCTCCTCTGCAGGTTTAATGGTAACTTTCCAGAAAGTCTACTTATGTATCAAAATGGTATTTGAAACTTTAGAAGTATTATCTTTTTGGAAACAACAtgcattggtgaggatgtggaggaaaaaagaacCCTCCTGCGCTGTTGGTGGAAATTAAAACTGgaacagccactgtggaaacagtacacaactttctcaaaaaattaaaaatagaattgccatatgatccagcaattccagtactaggtatttatgcaaagaatatgaaaacatgaaGTCAAAAAaaatatgcacccctatgtttactgcagcattgtttacaatagttAAATTATAGAAGGAACCCAAGTGTcccttgatagatgaatggataaaggagatgtggtatacacacacacacagactggaatattaactattaaaaaaaaggaaatcttgccatttccaacaacatggatggatttagagggtataatgctaagtgaagaaagtcaatcagaaaaagatgaAGGGTTTTTTTTGCAACCTGAACATCTGAATTCAAGTAAAATATTCTGTCTAACCAGGGCTATGTGAGGCAAGCCACACATCTATCACTCAGTAGATTAGAAGGGCCTTCCTCACTGCTATTTAAACAATTTAGGTATCTGAGAAGCCAGTGGAGGTGAGTGTGCTGCAAGAATGGTAGCTTCAGGATGAAAAGTTGGCAGGGAAGGCAAGAGAATGGAGAGTGAACCTCAActgaaaaggggggaaaaggggagcctgggtggctcaggggggtaaagcctctgccttcggctcaggtcatgatcccagggtcctggcatcagccacacatccggctctctgctcagcagtgagcctgcttccccatctcactctctgcctgcctctctgcctacttgtgatctctgtctgtcaaataaataaaaatcttaaaaaaaaaaaaaaaaactttaaaatttaaaaaaaagtggggatggggggagtaCAAAGAGAAAGGTCTGCTTGATATAAAGCCTGAAGATCTTACCTTCCACTTCACAGGCCATCAGCTTGCCCTGGGGGCTCTCAGCTCTTGGCCAAGGGAAGGGGGATAGGGGACCTAGAGCTAAGACACCTGGCCCTTGTCTTCTCCCCAACGCCTGACCATACATTCAGACTCGCAATAAACATTTACCACCAGACCTTGTACGGGGACCACATCTGGGAAAACACCATCGCACCCTCGGAATTTAAGGGAGGAGACCAGCAGTGACAAGCCATCAAGGAAGCGGTGGGAGCGATAAAGGAGAATGGCAAGGCTCGGGCACCCAATCGCCAGAAGCCCTCCGCCCCCCTGTCCATAAGACCAGGCCCCCACCGCCGCGTAGCGCCGGACCCCAGAGGCTGCCTTCACCGAGCCTGTTTCCCCAAGGTTGGTCCGGGTCTGGATGTCGCCAACCCCTGTTCGGACCTACAGACCTCGCCGCAGTTGAACTTTGCagactctccctccttcctcagggTTCGCCAACTCCACGAGCCTTGCTGAGCCGTGCCAGACACCGTCCTCGAGGCCTTGCGCGCCCGTGACGTCATTGCCGTGCGCCTCTCGCACACTAAGGCACTATGGCTCTGGCGCGGCCGCTGCTGGTGTTGCGACGTGCGGATCGGTTGCTTTTGGCACCTCGACGGGACCTAGCGGTCCGCGGTCCGGACGAGCCCCTGCCCGTAGTTCGCATCCCGCGGGCTCTACAGAGGCGGCAGGAACAGCGGCAAAGTGCACGGAGTTCCCCGCGGCTGGTGCTGGCGCGACCTGGTCCGCTGCTGATCTCCGCGCGGCGGCCAGAGTTGAACCAGCCGGCGCGCCTCACGCTGGGCCGTTGGGAGCGCGCGCCACTAGCTTCTCGTGGTTGGAAGAATCGGCGCTCCCGCAGGGACTACTTCTCTATCGAGCGCGCGCAACATGAGGCACCAGCGCTGCGGAACCCCGCGTCCGAGGGCAGCTTCGCGGCTCTGGGTCTGGAACCCCGCGTGCTGCATGCACTACAGGAAGCAGCTCCTGAAGTCGTTCGGCCTACCACCGTGCAGTCGCGCACCATACCCCCTCTGCTTCGCGGCCGCCACATTCTTTGCGCTGCGGAAACCGGCAGTGGCAAGACTCTTGGATACCTACTGCCTCTGCTTCAGCGGCTCTTGGGCCGGCCAAGCTTGGATTCGCACAGTATACCAGCTCCTCGAGGCCTGGTCCTTGTGCCTTCGCGAGAATTAGCCGAACAGGTGCGGGCGGTGGCCCAGCCGTTGGGCGTCTCCTTGGGCCTCCACGTGCGGGAGCTAGAGGGAGGTCATGGCATGAGTAGGATCCGGCTGCAACTGTCCAAACAACCCTCAGTAGATGTACTAGTGGCCACTCCAGGAGCTCTGTGGAAGGCTCTGAAAGGTCAACTAATCAGCCTGAGACAGCTCTCCTACTTGGTGTTGGATGAGGCAGACACACTGTTGGATGAAAGCTTCCTGGAACTAGTGGACTACATCTTGGAGAAGAGCCATATAGCAGAAGATCCTGCTGACTTAAAAGACCCCTTCAATCCCACAGCTCAGTTAGTGCTGGTGGGGGCCACATTTCCTGAAGGTGTAGGCCAACTGCTAAGTAAAGTTGCCAGCCCAGACTCTCTGACCACCATCACCAGCTCCAAGCTCCACTGCATCATGCCTCATGTTAGACAGACATTTATGAGGCTGAAGGGAGCAGAGAAGGTGACTGAGTTGGTGCAGATTCTCAAGCAGCATGACAGAGCATACAGGTCTAGCCCCTCGGGAACTGTTCTGGTGTTTTGTAATAGCTCCAGCACTGTGAATTG encodes:
- the DDX28 gene encoding probable ATP-dependent RNA helicase DDX28 encodes the protein MALARPLLVLRRADRLLLAPRRDLAVRGPDEPLPVVRIPRALQRRQEQRQSARSSPRLVLARPGPLLISARRPELNQPARLTLGRWERAPLASRGWKNRRSRRDYFSIERAQHEAPALRNPASEGSFAALGLEPRVLHALQEAAPEVVRPTTVQSRTIPPLLRGRHILCAAETGSGKTLGYLLPLLQRLLGRPSLDSHSIPAPRGLVLVPSRELAEQVRAVAQPLGVSLGLHVRELEGGHGMSRIRLQLSKQPSVDVLVATPGALWKALKGQLISLRQLSYLVLDEADTLLDESFLELVDYILEKSHIAEDPADLKDPFNPTAQLVLVGATFPEGVGQLLSKVASPDSLTTITSSKLHCIMPHVRQTFMRLKGAEKVTELVQILKQHDRAYRSSPSGTVLVFCNSSSTVNWLGYILDDHKIQHLRLQGQMPASMRAGIFQCFQEGSRDILLCTDIASRGLDSTHVELVVNYDFPLTLQDYIHRAGRVGRVGSEVPGTVISFVTHPWDVDLVQKIELAARRRRSLPGLGSSVREPLPQQI